One Chromatiales bacterium DNA window includes the following coding sequences:
- a CDS encoding phosphoketolase family protein, whose product MPAVVKTNTLTPELLGKMDAYWRAANYLSVGQIYLYDNPLLRRPLTLADVKHMLLGHWGTTPGQNFIYLHLNRVIKKYDLDMIYVSGPGHGGPAVVANTWLEGTYSEIYPDVSQDEAGLRKLFLQFSFPGGIPSHASPECPGSIHEGGELGYSLSHSFGAVFDNPELIVACVVGDGEAETGPLATAWHSNKFLDPVGDGAVLPILHLNGYKIANPTVLARIGHEELDQLLRGYGWTPYFVEGHEPGLMHEAMAETLDTVVEQIRKIQQDARVHGKRTRPRWPMIVLKSPKGWTGPRMVDGRQIEGTFRAHQVPLSDPAAHPEHLKLLEEWLRSYRPEELFDSGGRLRPELAELAPEGTRRMGANPHANGGMLLRDLRMPDFRDYAVDLPAPGTPGIGDTRVLGPFLRDVVKRNSEQRNFRVFGPDETLSNGLGALFEATPRQWDAETVPGDEFLAPSGRVMEVLSEHQCEGWLEGYLLTGRHGLFNCYEAFIHIIDSMFNQHAKWLKVTAHLPWRRKIASLNYLLASHVWRQDHNGFTHQDPGFIDHVVNKKAEVVRVYFPPDANCLLSVMDHCLRSRHYVNVVVAGKHPAPQWLGMDAAVKHCTQGIGIWQWASNDQAVAPDVVMACCGDVPTLETLAAVSILREHLPELRIRVVNIVDLMKLQPPEEHPHGLTDTDFDEIFTRDKPVTFAFHAYPWLIHRLTYRRTNHDNIHVRGYKEEGTVTTPFDMTVLNELDRFHLVMDTIDRLPQTGDKGIYLKQQLKDKLIEHRLYIEKHGQDLPEIRNWRWQP is encoded by the coding sequence GTGCCCGCCGTGGTTAAGACCAATACCCTGACGCCGGAACTGCTCGGGAAGATGGATGCCTATTGGCGCGCCGCCAACTATCTGTCGGTCGGGCAGATCTATCTCTACGACAATCCCTTGCTGCGCCGGCCGCTGACGCTTGCGGACGTGAAGCACATGCTGCTCGGTCACTGGGGGACGACACCCGGACAGAATTTCATTTACCTGCACCTGAACCGGGTCATAAAAAAATACGATCTGGACATGATTTACGTGTCCGGTCCCGGACATGGTGGCCCGGCAGTGGTCGCGAACACCTGGCTGGAGGGCACGTACAGCGAGATCTATCCCGATGTCAGCCAGGATGAGGCCGGACTGAGGAAACTTTTTCTCCAGTTCTCGTTTCCCGGCGGCATTCCGAGCCACGCATCGCCGGAGTGTCCGGGTTCGATACACGAGGGTGGCGAACTCGGCTATTCGTTGAGCCATTCCTTTGGCGCCGTGTTCGACAATCCGGAACTCATCGTCGCCTGTGTCGTCGGCGACGGCGAGGCGGAGACCGGTCCATTGGCGACGGCGTGGCACTCCAACAAGTTCCTTGATCCGGTCGGCGACGGCGCGGTGCTGCCGATTCTGCATCTCAACGGCTACAAGATTGCCAACCCGACGGTACTCGCGCGCATCGGGCATGAGGAACTCGACCAGTTGCTGCGCGGCTACGGGTGGACGCCGTACTTTGTCGAAGGCCATGAGCCCGGATTGATGCATGAGGCGATGGCGGAAACGCTGGACACGGTCGTGGAGCAGATCCGGAAGATACAGCAGGATGCCCGCGTTCATGGCAAGCGCACGCGTCCGCGCTGGCCCATGATCGTGCTCAAGTCGCCGAAGGGCTGGACCGGTCCGCGGATGGTCGATGGACGACAGATCGAAGGCACGTTCCGCGCGCACCAGGTACCGCTGTCTGATCCGGCGGCCCATCCGGAACACCTGAAACTGCTGGAGGAGTGGCTGAGGAGCTACCGGCCGGAGGAACTCTTCGACAGCGGTGGCCGGTTGCGACCGGAGCTCGCGGAACTTGCGCCCGAAGGCACACGCCGAATGGGTGCGAATCCTCATGCCAACGGCGGCATGCTGCTGCGCGACCTGCGGATGCCGGATTTCCGCGACTACGCGGTCGATCTGCCCGCACCCGGGACGCCTGGCATCGGTGACACGCGTGTGCTCGGGCCTTTCCTGCGCGACGTCGTGAAGCGGAACAGCGAGCAGCGGAATTTTCGTGTCTTCGGCCCCGATGAGACGCTCTCGAACGGCCTTGGGGCCCTGTTCGAAGCAACCCCGCGGCAATGGGATGCCGAGACCGTGCCGGGCGACGAATTTCTTGCGCCATCCGGACGCGTGATGGAAGTGCTGAGCGAGCATCAGTGCGAAGGCTGGCTTGAAGGTTACCTGCTGACCGGACGGCATGGACTCTTCAACTGCTACGAGGCATTCATCCATATCATCGATTCGATGTTCAACCAGCATGCGAAGTGGCTCAAGGTCACCGCGCATCTGCCGTGGCGGCGCAAGATCGCCTCGCTGAATTACCTGCTCGCCTCGCATGTCTGGCGTCAGGATCACAATGGCTTTACGCACCAGGATCCCGGCTTCATCGACCATGTGGTCAACAAGAAGGCCGAAGTGGTGCGTGTCTACTTCCCGCCCGATGCCAACTGTCTGCTGTCGGTGATGGATCACTGTCTGCGCAGCCGTCACTACGTCAACGTCGTGGTTGCCGGCAAACATCCGGCACCGCAGTGGCTGGGCATGGATGCCGCTGTCAAACACTGCACCCAGGGCATCGGTATCTGGCAGTGGGCCAGCAACGACCAGGCAGTCGCGCCGGACGTGGTGATGGCCTGCTGTGGCGACGTGCCCACGCTCGAGACCCTGGCGGCGGTATCCATCCTGCGCGAGCATCTGCCCGAACTGAGGATTCGCGTGGTGAATATCGTCGACCTGATGAAGCTGCAGCCGCCCGAGGAGCACCCGCACGGGCTGACCGATACGGACTTCGACGAGATCTTCACCAGGGACAAGCCGGTGACCTTTGCCTTCCACGCCTATCCGTGGCTGATTCACCGGCTGACCTACCGCCGCACCAACCACGACAACATCCACGTTCGCGGTTACAAGGAAGAGGGCACCGTCACCACGCCATTCGACATGACGGTGCTGAACGAGCTGGACCGCTTCCATCTCGTGATGGATACGATCGACCGTCTGCCGCAGACCGGCGACAAGGGCATCTACCTGAAGCAGCAGCTCAAGGACAAGCTCATCGAGCACCGGCTGTACATCGAAAAGCACGGCCAGGACCTGCCGGAAATCCGCAACTGGCGGTGGCAGCCGTGA
- a CDS encoding TolC family protein produces MMRALLLCLVALPLQAETLADAWNLALERNNALAAVRSQADAARADADAARAERWPKLSVEGSYQRFGDAPAFSFPVGGQDFLSPPLVDDDDFYAARAHIELPLFTAGRITAGIESAELGARAAGSASDSAVQDLKLAVAAAYVDVLRAGSSLTAAESQVESLGSLVNDVTVMLEQETVAKNDLLAAQLTLAEAEQERLRAANRLSIARAQYNRLLGEPLDRIPDLAELHGAPPDTAAAGDSLDALVATAISRRSDLASLDARTRSLDERARSARAAGWPQLSLMADYQYLENQVLDREDFSLVGIGFNWTVFDGGRIRNQAASFANAGRAAGRSRDDLRSRIELEVRQAWLDREEANARVAVTREAVAQAEENLRVARELYGVGLTTNTVVLDAEALRLKAVSNADNARFDAVLSDLRLARATGGLR; encoded by the coding sequence ATGATGCGGGCGCTCTTGTTGTGTCTCGTGGCACTGCCGCTGCAGGCCGAGACGCTCGCGGACGCCTGGAATCTGGCGCTGGAGCGAAACAACGCGCTGGCCGCCGTGCGCAGCCAGGCTGATGCGGCGCGGGCCGATGCCGATGCAGCCCGCGCCGAGCGCTGGCCAAAGCTGTCGGTCGAGGGCAGCTACCAGCGTTTCGGTGATGCGCCGGCCTTCAGTTTTCCGGTCGGCGGCCAGGACTTCCTCTCGCCGCCGCTGGTCGATGACGATGATTTCTACGCCGCGCGGGCTCATATCGAACTGCCCCTGTTCACCGCCGGCCGCATTACAGCCGGTATCGAGTCGGCCGAACTCGGTGCACGGGCCGCGGGTTCAGCCAGCGACAGCGCAGTACAGGATCTCAAACTGGCGGTGGCTGCCGCTTACGTCGATGTATTGCGCGCCGGGAGTTCGCTGACCGCCGCGGAATCGCAGGTGGAAAGCCTGGGCTCGCTGGTCAATGATGTGACCGTGATGCTCGAGCAGGAAACGGTCGCGAAGAACGACCTGCTTGCCGCGCAACTCACCCTGGCCGAAGCCGAGCAGGAGCGCTTGCGTGCTGCCAACCGGCTTTCCATCGCGCGCGCCCAATACAATCGTCTGCTCGGCGAGCCGCTGGACCGGATCCCGGACCTGGCCGAACTGCATGGCGCGCCACCCGACACGGCCGCGGCAGGCGACAGCCTCGACGCGCTGGTCGCCACAGCCATCTCCCGGCGCAGCGACCTCGCCAGCCTCGATGCCCGGACCCGGTCACTGGACGAGCGCGCCCGCAGCGCGCGGGCCGCCGGCTGGCCACAGCTCAGCCTGATGGCGGACTACCAGTACCTGGAAAACCAGGTGCTGGACCGGGAAGACTTCTCGCTGGTCGGCATCGGTTTCAACTGGACGGTTTTTGACGGCGGGCGGATCCGCAACCAGGCGGCCTCGTTTGCGAATGCGGGGCGCGCTGCCGGCCGCAGCCGCGACGATCTGCGCTCGCGGATCGAACTGGAGGTACGTCAGGCCTGGCTGGACCGCGAGGAAGCAAACGCCCGGGTCGCGGTCACGCGGGAAGCTGTCGCGCAGGCCGAAGAGAACCTGCGCGTGGCGCGAGAACTCTACGGCGTGGGCCTGACAACCAATACCGTGGTGCTTGATGCCGAGGCGCTGCGACTAAAGGCCGTGAGCAACGCCGACAACGCGCGTTTTGACGCGGTGTTAAGCGACCTGCGCCTGGCGCGGGCGACGGGCGGACTCCGGTAA